One Thermosphaera aggregans DNA segment encodes these proteins:
- a CDS encoding DUF4350 domain-containing protein, with protein sequence MRRKPSPILAYSVLLGLLTALSLIAVLPTNLDYYVLDTGDNGYSTLCHESSLTLYSLKELEKNQAESALLVVGRDRLLDKGELDYVINFSEKGGLAIVFGTPEVILQLLKTLGLDAELEGYVYDPVFNAGDSRTVVAWDTRLNTTLVIDTPFALRLPSTPALAVHPIIYTSNFSFIDEHGDGLYTVGEYLGEVPVGFEIEVGRGFMLIVSAKGVLTNRVLEFNRDWFSAVRAGRSILIDQSWVRPNLLLYMKSLLHGQHGISPFYLAFITLIATVAIIYVARTVYAE encoded by the coding sequence GTGAGGAGGAAGCCTAGCCCTATACTAGCGTACAGCGTACTCCTAGGCCTGCTCACAGCTCTATCCCTGATAGCAGTGCTACCCACCAATCTCGACTACTACGTGCTGGACACGGGAGACAACGGCTACTCTACACTCTGCCATGAGTCAAGCCTTACCCTGTACAGCCTGAAAGAGCTGGAGAAGAACCAGGCTGAATCAGCACTGCTCGTGGTAGGGAGGGATAGGCTACTGGATAAGGGCGAGCTGGACTACGTAATTAATTTTTCCGAGAAAGGAGGCTTGGCGATTGTTTTCGGAACCCCTGAGGTAATCCTCCAACTGCTGAAGACTCTAGGCCTGGACGCTGAGCTGGAGGGATACGTGTACGACCCGGTTTTCAATGCCGGAGACTCCCGCACCGTAGTAGCGTGGGACACACGCTTGAACACAACCCTGGTGATCGACACACCGTTTGCTTTAAGGCTTCCAAGCACTCCAGCTCTCGCTGTACATCCAATTATATACACAAGCAACTTCTCATTTATCGACGAACACGGCGATGGCCTTTACACGGTGGGCGAGTACCTGGGCGAGGTTCCTGTAGGGTTTGAAATAGAGGTGGGAAGGGGGTTTATGCTAATAGTGTCGGCGAAAGGGGTTTTAACCAACCGCGTCCTCGAGTTCAACAGGGACTGGTTTTCAGCTGTAAGAGCGGGCAGGAGCATCCTTATAGATCAGTCATGGGTGAGACCCAACCTACTCCTCTATATGAAATCTCTTCTCCACGGGCAGCACGGCATATCCCCCTTCTACCTGGCTTTCATCACTTTAATAGCCACGGTGGCGATCATATATGTTGCTAGGACAGTTTACGCGGA
- a CDS encoding AAA family ATPase, with protein MSEAVRMGFDEVSREIGDLLSEISRVYVGKKELVELSIGALLSGGHLLIEGYPGTGKTLLAKALAKAIGGTYNRIQGHPDVLPSDILGFHIYRITGERILVKGPIFTNILMFDELNITPTRSQAALLEAMQEYQVTIEGVTLPLERPFTVIATQVPEKISSGAFKVLETLLDRFTLSAPSYYNPPEEELEVLRRSDYIVTLPIEQVTTPKRVLEVSRRLHELVHASDEILDYVVRLVNYVRNHKAVLYGPSHRATINLLNVSRVMALIDKRDYVIPDDVKKAFIPVVAHRFKLGEEFELEGLTTQAVAEEALKNVPVPK; from the coding sequence ATGAGCGAGGCGGTGAGAATGGGGTTCGACGAGGTAAGCCGGGAGATAGGCGACTTACTCTCCGAGATCTCAAGGGTGTACGTGGGGAAGAAGGAGCTCGTGGAGCTATCGATAGGGGCTCTATTGTCAGGCGGGCACTTGCTAATAGAGGGCTACCCTGGAACAGGTAAGACGCTCCTAGCCAAAGCCCTTGCAAAAGCCATCGGGGGAACGTACAACCGTATACAGGGACACCCAGACGTGCTACCCAGCGATATCCTAGGGTTCCACATATACAGGATCACAGGGGAGAGAATACTTGTAAAGGGCCCCATATTTACCAACATCCTTATGTTCGACGAGCTCAACATAACTCCCACCCGGTCCCAGGCCGCACTCCTGGAGGCAATGCAGGAGTACCAGGTTACTATAGAGGGTGTCACCCTTCCACTTGAAAGACCTTTCACCGTCATAGCCACCCAGGTTCCCGAGAAAATCTCGAGCGGTGCTTTTAAAGTGTTGGAAACCCTTCTCGACAGGTTCACGCTGTCTGCACCCAGCTATTACAACCCGCCTGAGGAGGAGCTGGAAGTATTGAGAAGGTCGGATTACATAGTTACCCTTCCCATAGAGCAGGTGACAACTCCTAAACGGGTTTTAGAGGTGTCGAGAAGGCTTCACGAACTAGTCCACGCGAGCGATGAAATCCTTGACTACGTGGTGAGGCTTGTCAACTACGTGAGAAACCATAAAGCCGTTTTGTACGGTCCATCACACCGTGCAACAATAAACCTGCTCAACGTGAGCAGGGTGATGGCGCTTATCGATAAGAGAGATTATGTCATCCCCGACGATGTCAAGAAAGCTTTCATCCCGGTGGTAGCGCACAGGTTCAAGCTTGGCGAGGAGTTCGAGCTGGAAGGGTTGACAACCCAGGCTGTAGCGGAAGAGGCTTTGAAAAATGTCCCAGTCCCCAAGTAG
- a CDS encoding archaeosortase/exosortase family protein, which translates to MVLETTYRDYTYKLTIGFTFISLLLGLTIQTVYRDLFSSLVKLALTEEYSYILVALFSTLFVIYLSLRYTGFSYGLRVSKILASILLALLSLSIYQFSIIDLEYRVQLQALSFSLFFIALVTLVYEPNTPGELIPLFTPLLLTPLPASFLDSVTPVLSRYVGRLVGFIAGVRVVEAPGFTQLEVVTSTGETAILSVEAACTGIVTVSSLIAIAPLIIYMLTFGVDKPLRKAGISIAAVAASLFIGILGNIIRVLTVVYMAKWFGVEQAYDFFHYSPSLIYSAISTVIAFRIVEKHARFRKTFSRILVKQVGERVTWSYVLGVFAVSIIFTSIFTAAAVHATGTPPGQSVGIRPGSVEEIVENPEKYLSTGSIAFTSKQYDSFLTRVLGALAVYRVGIRAFNEYYTGYVEVVDTPARLHTWQLCLTLQGYNILASWAEEVNNTRVVFISLEKQGWRGVLAYTLLPIPAGIGNAETTVYIRVSAMKSGEPGSLASRLTVLLSELSSNTIPYSNRFVGPDLITISSAGTYLILVILIAYISAVLLIGRMRRTRGEV; encoded by the coding sequence GTGGTGCTCGAGACCACATACAGGGACTACACGTACAAGTTGACAATAGGGTTCACATTCATCTCTCTCCTGCTCGGGTTAACGATTCAAACTGTTTACAGAGACCTTTTCTCCTCCCTCGTAAAGCTAGCCCTGACTGAGGAGTATAGTTACATCCTCGTCGCGCTTTTCTCCACGCTTTTCGTGATATACCTCTCACTGAGGTACACCGGGTTCTCCTACGGTTTAAGAGTTAGCAAGATACTTGCATCAATTTTACTAGCCCTACTTTCCCTGTCGATTTACCAATTCTCAATCATCGATCTAGAATACAGGGTTCAGTTACAAGCCTTAAGCTTCTCACTCTTCTTCATAGCTCTCGTAACCCTGGTGTATGAGCCGAACACTCCCGGAGAGCTAATTCCGCTTTTCACACCTCTCCTCCTAACTCCTCTGCCGGCCAGCTTTCTCGACTCAGTAACTCCTGTCCTATCCAGGTATGTTGGGAGGCTGGTGGGCTTTATCGCAGGGGTTAGAGTGGTTGAGGCCCCGGGTTTCACCCAGCTAGAGGTGGTTACGTCAACAGGGGAGACAGCGATCCTGAGCGTTGAGGCTGCGTGCACCGGGATTGTAACCGTGAGCTCGCTGATCGCTATAGCACCTTTAATCATCTACATGTTAACATTCGGTGTTGACAAGCCTCTTAGAAAAGCTGGCATTTCAATAGCTGCTGTAGCCGCTTCCCTCTTCATAGGGATACTGGGGAATATCATAAGGGTTTTAACAGTGGTTTACATGGCTAAATGGTTCGGGGTGGAGCAAGCCTACGACTTCTTCCACTACTCCCCATCCCTGATCTACTCCGCAATCTCCACAGTAATAGCTTTCAGGATTGTTGAAAAACACGCACGGTTTAGAAAAACATTCTCGAGAATTCTGGTTAAACAGGTTGGAGAGAGAGTTACGTGGAGCTATGTTCTAGGAGTCTTCGCCGTGTCAATAATATTCACCAGCATCTTCACCGCGGCGGCTGTACACGCTACGGGAACACCTCCGGGTCAATCAGTTGGTATCCGCCCAGGAAGCGTGGAGGAGATTGTTGAAAACCCTGAGAAGTATCTTTCAACAGGAAGCATCGCTTTCACCAGTAAGCAGTATGATTCCTTCCTGACAAGAGTGCTCGGCGCTCTCGCAGTGTACAGGGTGGGTATTAGAGCTTTCAACGAGTACTACACTGGATATGTTGAGGTCGTGGACACCCCTGCTAGACTACATACCTGGCAGCTATGCCTCACACTCCAAGGGTACAACATCCTAGCATCCTGGGCTGAAGAAGTAAACAATACGAGGGTGGTTTTCATATCACTGGAGAAGCAGGGATGGAGAGGGGTTCTAGCCTACACCCTGCTACCCATCCCTGCAGGAATCGGCAACGCTGAAACCACTGTTTACATCAGGGTATCAGCAATGAAGAGCGGGGAACCAGGTAGCCTGGCCTCCCGGTTAACCGTATTGTTAAGTGAGCTGTCCTCAAACACCATACCGTACTCCAACCGGTTTGTTGGACCAGACCTCATCACCATATCCTCTGCCGGCACGTATTTAATACTAGTAATCCTCATAGCCTATATATCAGCAGTGCTTCTCATAGGTAGGATGCGTAGAACGCGTGGTGAAGTTTGA